The stretch of DNA AAACACATCGGTAACTTCGCCGCCGGTTAGTAAAAAGACGGTTAAAGAAAAAGTCGTTATAAAAGAAAAGCCGGTTAAACAAAAAACAGTAAAACAAAAAGTTGTTAAAAAACAGACTAAGGTTAAAAGTACAGACGGGAAACCAAAAAAGAAAAGAAAAGGTTTATTAATATTTTTAATTTTTATCGGTGCTGTTGCATTAATGCTTACGGCAGTTTATTTCTTCAAGCCGGATTTATGGAAAAAAGGTTATAGTTTCTCTACAGAGAAATTAACCGTTGTAAAATCAAAAATATCAAATTTATTCGGAGGTAATGATAAAGAGAATTATGATATTATTGAACCTGAAGAAAATAATGATGTGATTGACACTTCTGCCGTTATTACAGAAAACATTAACAACAACGAAGATGGTATTGTTGATGAGGGTGCTGATAGTGAGGAAAATACATCAGAAAACAATGAGGTTGTTGAAGATAATACAGCAACAGAAGAAGTTATAGTTAATAATGAAACACAGGAAGAAGCGGTAGTTGAAGAAGTTGTTACAAATACTAATATCTCACCTGCACAAGGCGGGAAGTATTATATTATTGTGGGAAGTGTTAAAACCGAAACATCTGCAAAAAAAGAACAAAAACGATTTTCAAATAAAGGGATAAGTACAAGTATTATTCATGTTCCGAGCAAAGGAAGGTACAGAATTTCTGCCGGTGAGTACAATTCTGTTAAAGAAGCTCAAAATGCTTATGCTGAAATTCAATCAAAGCACGGAAATATTGAGGCTTGGGTTTGGGAAAAACGATAATTTTAAACACATATAGAATCTGTAAGGTCGAAAATATATTCGGCCTTATTTTTTGAATTTTACAACAGCCCAGCCGTCTTTTTCTATTGCATAAACAAATGTTAAACCTTGTTTTTTTCCGGCATTTTTAACTTCTCTAAATTCTTTATAATAAAAACCGCTTGTAAGCAAAACACCTTCTAAATTAAGAGCCTTTGCCAGTTTGGGCATATCGGCAATTACGATGTTTTTCCAAATATTTTCATAAATAATGTCAAAGGTTTCGTCTTTAATAATTGACATATCTCCGAGTGCAACTTCAATATCGGGTGTATTATTTATAACGATGTTTTCTCTTGTGTTTATAATTGCTTTAGGGTCATTGTCAACTGCATAGGTATATGCCGAATTTTGCATTTTACTTAAAACTGCTAAAATCCCGGTGCCGGTTCCCATGTCCAAAACTGTTTTGTTTTTTGTGTCGAGTTTCATTATTTCTTCAATCAGCATATAAGTAGTACCGTGATACCCTGTTCCGAAGGCGGTTTTAGGGTCAATAATAATTTCTTTTTTTGCATCGGGAAAATTAGGGTGAAAAGATGCCCTTATAACTAAATCATTGCCGAAAACAATAGGTTCAAAGTAATTTTCTGTCCATGTTTCATTCCAATTTTCGTCTTTAATAACTTTATGCGAAGTTGCCAGTTTGAATTCTGAAAAGTTATTTTCAAGCCCTTGCAAAACTTGCTCGTTAAAAGCAGACTTTATGATATAAGCATTAATCCCCTTGTCCGTTTCCATAAAACTTTCAAAGCCGAGTTCGATAAGATGTGCAGTTAAAACATCTGCGTGTTTTTGCAAATTAGGGTTTATTTCGCAAATTAGTTCTGTATAATCAAGTTCGTTATTCATTATTCTTCACCTTACTTCTATTGGCAATAATTCGTTTTGATGCTCTCCTTTATGATATAATTATGTGAATGATTGTTTAAAACTTCCTAAACCCGATAATTTCCCTTACTTCTTTAACCGTTTTTGATGCACTTTCAATTGCTTTTTCTGCTCCTTGTTTTGCAACTTTTCTCAAATATTCGGAATCATTTTTAATATCAATAATTTTTTCTCTTATGGGCATAACAAATTTAATAATATCTTCTGCAAGTTGTTTTTTCATATCTCCGTACCGAATTTTACAACTTGCATATTTTTCTTTGAAGAATTCTGTCGTATCATCTGTTGAAACTAAACTCATTAAAGTAAATAAGTTCTGTATCGGCTCTGTAATCGAAGAGTTCGGTTTTGTCGGTCCGCTGTCGGTAACGGCTCGCATCACTTTTCTTTGAATAACTTTGTCGTCATCAATTAAATAAATTCCGTTGCCTGCTGTTTTACCCATTTTTCCGGTTCCGTCCAATCCGGGAACTTTTACCAAATCTTCTCCGAAATTGTAGGGTTGCGGTTCAGGAAAATAATCAACTTTATACATGTGGTTGAAACGTTTTGCAAACTTTTTTGCCATTTCCAAGTTTTGCTCTTGGTCTTTTCCTACAGGGACTTTATGTGATTTGTGAATTAATATATCGGCAGCCATTAATACGGGATAAGTCAACAAACCGGCATTTACGTTGTTGGGCTGTGTTCTTATTTTGTCTTTAAAAGAAGTTGTTCTCTCAAGTTCACCTACATAAGCATTCATGTTTAATAAGAGATACAGTTCAGTTATTTCTCGAACATCACTTTGAACATATATTGCAGATTTATCGGGATTTAATCCGGTTGCCAAATATTCTGCTAAAACAGATTTTACGCTGTTATGAAGATTTTCCGGTGTAGGATAAGTTGTCAGAGAATGGTAATCGGCAATAAAAAAATAACAATTATTCTCATCCTGCATTTTTATAAAGTTTTTTACCGCCCCGAA from Bacteroidales bacterium encodes:
- a CDS encoding SPOR domain-containing protein, which codes for MEISQHIKNLLKSNERVILAGFGTFMSKHISAKYDAETKTMKPPVKIAVFDENIKEDAGLLAKHMAEQEGISLDNAKEQIQEYVKMINAKLSSNQTVEFKDLGKFSKKPDGKLDFSFLSEDNLLLDSFGLPTVSLGEKSINTSVTSPPVSKKTVKEKVVIKEKPVKQKTVKQKVVKKQTKVKSTDGKPKKKRKGLLIFLIFIGAVALMLTAVYFFKPDLWKKGYSFSTEKLTVVKSKISNLFGGNDKENYDIIEPEENNDVIDTSAVITENINNNEDGIVDEGADSEENTSENNEVVEDNTATEEVIVNNETQEEAVVEEVVTNTNISPAQGGKYYIIVGSVKTETSAKKEQKRFSNKGISTSIIHVPSKGRYRISAGEYNSVKEAQNAYAEIQSKHGNIEAWVWEKR
- the prmA gene encoding 50S ribosomal protein L11 methyltransferase; its protein translation is MNNELDYTELICEINPNLQKHADVLTAHLIELGFESFMETDKGINAYIIKSAFNEQVLQGLENNFSEFKLATSHKVIKDENWNETWTENYFEPIVFGNDLVIRASFHPNFPDAKKEIIIDPKTAFGTGYHGTTYMLIEEIMKLDTKNKTVLDMGTGTGILAVLSKMQNSAYTYAVDNDPKAIINTRENIVINNTPDIEVALGDMSIIKDETFDIIYENIWKNIVIADMPKLAKALNLEGVLLTSGFYYKEFREVKNAGKKQGLTFVYAIEKDGWAVVKFKK
- the trpS gene encoding tryptophan--tRNA ligase, which translates into the protein MDTVLSGIRSTGNLHLGNYFGAVKNFIKMQDENNCYFFIADYHSLTTYPTPENLHNSVKSVLAEYLATGLNPDKSAIYVQSDVREITELYLLLNMNAYVGELERTTSFKDKIRTQPNNVNAGLLTYPVLMAADILIHKSHKVPVGKDQEQNLEMAKKFAKRFNHMYKVDYFPEPQPYNFGEDLVKVPGLDGTGKMGKTAGNGIYLIDDDKVIQRKVMRAVTDSGPTKPNSSITEPIQNLFTLMSLVSTDDTTEFFKEKYASCKIRYGDMKKQLAEDIIKFVMPIREKIIDIKNDSEYLRKVAKQGAEKAIESASKTVKEVREIIGFRKF